One part of the Spirochaeta lutea genome encodes these proteins:
- a CDS encoding basic amino acid ABC transporter substrate-binding protein: MKGIIKIIVTLVMVLAVLPLAIAGGGQESADGVLTITVASDATWPPMEFINENKELVGFDIDVMNAIAAEAGFAVEIKNTAWDGIFAGLANGQYDAVISSVTITEDRKKSMDFSDPYVNAGQVVVVRTDNTNISSHLDLTGKSIGAQQGTTGAIAVQSIENATLKSYDEIGLAMAALQKGDIDAVIADSPIAADFALQNPSYAENLKIVGEPFTEEYFGIAVRKGNSEILDLINTGLRAITQSGKLEELKAKWLY; the protein is encoded by the coding sequence ATGAAAGGAATCATCAAGATTATCGTAACTCTGGTCATGGTATTGGCCGTGTTACCTCTTGCAATCGCCGGAGGTGGTCAAGAAAGCGCCGACGGAGTTCTCACAATAACCGTAGCCAGTGATGCAACCTGGCCCCCCATGGAGTTCATCAATGAGAATAAAGAACTCGTAGGGTTCGACATCGATGTAATGAATGCCATCGCCGCCGAAGCCGGCTTCGCCGTGGAAATAAAAAATACCGCATGGGACGGAATCTTTGCCGGGCTGGCAAACGGCCAGTATGATGCTGTTATTAGCTCTGTAACCATCACCGAAGATCGGAAAAAATCGATGGATTTCTCAGACCCCTATGTAAACGCCGGCCAGGTGGTAGTTGTCCGTACGGATAACACCAATATTTCTAGCCACTTGGATCTCACAGGAAAAAGCATCGGAGCACAACAGGGCACCACTGGTGCCATCGCGGTACAGTCCATTGAGAACGCCACCCTGAAATCCTATGATGAGATTGGTCTTGCCATGGCCGCACTGCAAAAGGGCGATATTGATGCCGTAATCGCAGACAGCCCCATCGCTGCCGACTTTGCATTGCAGAATCCAAGCTATGCCGAGAACCTAAAAATCGTCGGAGAACCCTTCACCGAAGAATATTTCGGGATCGCTGTCCGCAAGGGAAATTCCGAGATTCTTGATCTGATTAACACCGGACTCAGGGCAATCACTCAGTCCGGAAAGTTAGAGGAGCTTAAGGCAAAGTGGCTGTACTAA
- a CDS encoding diaminopimelate decarboxylase, with product MTDKQVPITKSWVEEHQATIPTPYHLYDERNIRENARYVNGAFSWVSNSEAKPGGFKNYFAVKALPNPAIMRLLQEEGMGFDCSSGAELALCERIGVRGEEIMFTSNDTTREEYEKAAALGAIINLDDISHIAFLEKTLGSLPELLCFRYNPGPLREGNVIIGRPEEAKYGFTRDQILKGYEICKQKGVKRFGLHTMVASNELDPDYFIETARMLFELAVEVKQTLGISIEFVNLGGGIGIPYKPEDTRVDLEYVSTGIETLYEQIIVPEGLHPLRIVMENGRMITGPYGYLVTRVLHLKNTYKSYVGLDASMANLMRPGMYGAYHHITVLGKEHSEPTSVYDVTGSLCENNDKFAIDRSLPSIGVDDVLVIHDTGAHGHSMGFNYNGKLRSAEVLLQMDGSPRVIRRKETLEDYFATLEF from the coding sequence ATGACAGACAAACAAGTACCGATTACCAAGTCTTGGGTTGAGGAGCATCAGGCCACCATTCCTACACCCTACCACCTGTATGATGAGCGGAATATCCGGGAGAACGCCCGGTATGTAAACGGCGCCTTTTCCTGGGTGTCAAATTCTGAGGCGAAGCCCGGGGGATTTAAGAATTATTTTGCGGTGAAGGCTCTTCCTAATCCGGCAATTATGAGACTGCTTCAGGAAGAGGGGATGGGATTTGATTGCAGCTCAGGTGCGGAGCTTGCTCTCTGTGAACGGATTGGGGTTAGGGGTGAGGAAATTATGTTTACCTCTAACGATACCACCCGGGAGGAATATGAGAAGGCAGCTGCGCTGGGTGCGATTATAAACCTTGATGATATTTCCCATATCGCGTTTCTTGAAAAGACCCTGGGTTCATTGCCGGAGCTGCTTTGTTTCCGTTACAATCCGGGTCCACTCCGGGAGGGGAATGTAATTATCGGGAGGCCGGAAGAAGCCAAGTACGGGTTTACCCGGGATCAGATTCTGAAAGGCTATGAAATCTGTAAACAGAAAGGCGTGAAGCGTTTCGGACTCCATACCATGGTTGCCAGTAACGAGCTGGATCCGGATTATTTTATTGAAACTGCGCGGATGCTGTTTGAACTCGCTGTGGAGGTTAAGCAAACTCTAGGTATTTCTATAGAGTTCGTGAACCTAGGGGGAGGTATCGGGATTCCTTACAAGCCTGAGGATACCAGGGTAGATCTCGAGTATGTAAGTACGGGTATTGAAACCTTGTATGAGCAGATCATTGTACCCGAAGGACTGCATCCTCTCAGGATTGTCATGGAGAACGGTCGGATGATTACCGGTCCCTATGGATACCTGGTTACACGTGTTCTCCATCTGAAAAACACCTATAAGTCGTATGTTGGTTTGGATGCAAGCATGGCAAATCTCATGCGGCCCGGAATGTATGGGGCCTATCACCATATTACTGTCTTGGGCAAGGAGCATTCTGAACCGACCTCGGTTTATGATGTTACCGGAAGTCTATGTGAAAATAATGATAAGTTTGCCATCGACCGTTCCTTACCGTCCATCGGGGTGGATGATGTCCTGGTGATTCATGACACCGGTGCCCACGGCCATTCCATGGGGTTTAACTACAATGGGAAATTACGCTCCGCTGAGGTTTTATTGCAGATGGATGGATCCCCCCGGGTAATTCGTAGAAAAGAAACCCTGGAGGATTATTTCGCAACCCTGGAATTCTAA
- the gcvPB gene encoding aminomethyl-transferring glycine dehydrogenase subunit GcvPB: MDSYSRVVRSPALLWETPESGGVLSNLPELDVPRDEYTQGKGVPKKRRHLTIPDHSELEVVRHFKGLGRANFSIDDTMYPLGSCTMKYNPKISEEVAGNSVFKNTHPYSEAGEELHARIVHGLQDFLVSLTGLPGVSLTPAAGAQGELSGVLIIREYQRQRGSSRQVMLIPDSAHGTNPASVAMAGLVPKTIKTGPEGRLRLADVLEVLDESVAGIMVTNPNTLGIFEHELPAIAEAVHEIGGLVYGDGANFNAIAGIIRPGDLGVDIMHINLHKTFGTPHGGGGPGAGPLCVTRELAPFLPGPVAVSQTVSHKSTVTELGNDSNDGREGSRQSFRFVMPERSVGRVRTFYGNFGITLRAYVYILVHGLNGIRRNSIQAVLNANYLRKRLQPTLSPAFGDECMHEFVCPNPLVTQGVHTIDIAKRMLDYGIHAPTVYFPLIVKEALMIEPTESESLAQLDALGEVLEKIVKEGLENAETLKRAPHNLPLGRLDELLANKKPVYRHRLGG, encoded by the coding sequence GCTGAGTAATCTCCCCGAGTTGGATGTTCCCCGGGATGAGTATACCCAGGGAAAGGGGGTACCCAAGAAACGGAGGCACCTTACCATACCCGATCACTCAGAACTGGAGGTGGTACGGCATTTTAAAGGGCTTGGGCGGGCGAATTTCAGCATTGATGATACCATGTATCCACTTGGCTCCTGTACCATGAAGTATAATCCAAAGATTTCTGAGGAGGTTGCAGGCAACTCGGTGTTTAAAAACACCCATCCGTATTCTGAAGCAGGAGAGGAGCTGCATGCCCGGATTGTGCATGGACTCCAGGACTTCTTGGTCTCGTTGACAGGGTTACCGGGGGTGAGCCTAACCCCTGCTGCCGGTGCTCAGGGAGAATTGTCCGGAGTTCTGATTATTCGGGAGTATCAAAGACAGCGGGGTAGCTCACGTCAAGTGATGTTAATTCCCGATAGTGCCCATGGCACAAATCCGGCCAGCGTCGCAATGGCTGGTTTGGTTCCCAAGACAATCAAGACCGGACCGGAGGGACGGCTTCGACTTGCAGATGTTCTTGAGGTGCTTGATGAATCTGTAGCGGGTATCATGGTTACTAATCCAAACACCCTGGGAATCTTCGAACATGAGCTGCCTGCCATCGCGGAGGCCGTGCATGAAATTGGCGGACTGGTGTACGGAGACGGAGCGAACTTCAATGCAATTGCGGGCATTATACGGCCGGGAGATCTGGGTGTTGATATCATGCATATCAACCTTCATAAAACCTTCGGTACGCCCCATGGTGGTGGTGGGCCGGGGGCCGGTCCGCTTTGTGTGACCAGGGAGTTAGCGCCGTTTTTGCCGGGGCCGGTAGCGGTTTCCCAAACCGTTTCTCATAAATCGACGGTGACAGAGTTGGGTAATGATTCCAATGACGGCAGAGAGGGGTCGCGACAGAGCTTTCGCTTTGTTATGCCCGAGCGCTCTGTTGGCAGGGTTAGGACCTTCTACGGAAATTTTGGTATTACCCTCCGGGCCTATGTGTACATTCTTGTTCATGGTCTGAATGGGATACGCCGGAATTCCATCCAGGCGGTATTAAACGCCAATTATCTGAGAAAACGGTTGCAACCTACGCTTTCACCGGCCTTCGGAGATGAGTGTATGCATGAGTTTGTCTGCCCGAATCCTCTGGTTACCCAAGGGGTTCATACGATTGATATCGCAAAACGGATGCTGGATTATGGAATCCATGCACCCACGGTGTATTTCCCTCTTATTGTTAAAGAGGCCCTCATGATTGAACCCACAGAAAGTGAATCATTGGCTCAATTGGATGCCCTCGGGGAGGTGTTGGAGAAGATTGTGAAGGAGGGTCTGGAAAACGCCGAAACCCTGAAGCGGGCCCCGCATAATCTACCCCTGGGTAGATTGGATGAACTGCTCGCGAATAAAAAGCCGGTGTATCGCCACCGGCTTGGGGGTTAG
- a CDS encoding DUF4342 domain-containing protein produces MSQKEEFKFNGSELVERIKELIHQGNVRKITIKKENGEVLFEIPVTAGVAVGGALTLFAPVLAAIGAAAALLTHVRVEVQRIDGHDD; encoded by the coding sequence ATGAGCCAGAAAGAAGAGTTTAAATTCAACGGTAGCGAACTAGTCGAGCGGATAAAAGAACTTATTCATCAGGGCAATGTACGCAAAATCACCATAAAAAAAGAAAACGGTGAAGTCCTTTTTGAGATCCCGGTAACTGCAGGTGTGGCAGTTGGCGGAGCTTTGACTCTCTTTGCACCCGTACTCGCGGCTATCGGTGCTGCAGCAGCCCTTCTAACCCATGTGCGGGTGGAAGTCCAGCGCATTGACGGACACGACGACTAA
- a CDS encoding prenyltransferase yields the protein MSLTAHQFFRIVEIRTKIVSVSTLLIAHLYLLAQGFQLNLTNLILTVSAALLVDMGTTGFNTFFDYEHQVDHREHNREEDKVLVHQQVPPAYALLISAGLFTIAIVLGFILILRTGWPLLILGVLSLSAGYLYSGGPKPISRTPLGELFAGGFLGSILFFVVVLSQNVPISSGVILSSLPSTIFIAGILTVNNTCDIEGDAKAGRKTLSILLGYRLSKVLIYGEITLAYLIALLVSDIHLPRLLLVTVGWGVSVILIGRAISRGLSHQRKGPSMGAISKSFIVFTLTYAASLALEYLSS from the coding sequence GTGAGTCTAACGGCCCACCAGTTTTTTCGCATAGTCGAAATACGAACAAAAATAGTCTCCGTCTCCACCCTGCTCATTGCTCACCTCTACCTGCTTGCCCAGGGATTCCAGCTGAACCTGACCAACCTAATTCTTACCGTTTCTGCTGCCCTCCTGGTAGACATGGGGACCACCGGCTTTAATACCTTTTTCGACTATGAACATCAGGTGGATCATCGCGAGCATAACCGCGAAGAGGATAAGGTACTGGTGCATCAACAAGTACCTCCTGCCTACGCCCTTCTCATCTCCGCCGGATTATTTACTATCGCCATCGTTCTCGGATTCATACTCATTCTTAGAACGGGATGGCCGCTCCTCATTCTGGGAGTATTAAGTTTATCAGCCGGGTATCTCTATTCTGGGGGACCCAAACCCATCAGCCGTACTCCTCTGGGCGAGCTGTTTGCCGGAGGGTTTTTGGGCTCTATTCTGTTTTTCGTAGTGGTATTGAGTCAAAATGTTCCGATTTCTTCCGGGGTGATTCTATCGTCCCTACCGAGTACCATTTTTATTGCTGGCATATTAACGGTGAATAATACCTGCGATATTGAAGGAGATGCCAAGGCAGGCCGAAAAACCCTCTCGATACTTCTTGGTTACCGCCTTTCCAAGGTGCTCATCTACGGTGAAATCACCCTTGCGTATCTAATTGCCCTCCTAGTCTCGGATATACATCTCCCCCGCCTGCTGCTTGTAACAGTCGGCTGGGGGGTATCCGTAATCCTCATAGGAAGAGCCATCAGCCGCGGTCTATCCCACCAAAGAAAAGGCCCCTCCATGGGGGCCATATCAAAAAGCTTTATTGTTTTCACCCTGACGTATGCAGCATCCCTCGCACTAGAGTACCTATCTTCGTAA
- a CDS encoding amino acid ABC transporter permease, producing the protein MAVLNEKSKEKTSETPVKGGLRIEISDGQLIPERGDNALFSSWNIAFFGALALLIILPIVKPDPYWTILTFIPDGVLVTFEVTVISILLSLVVGLFVGLGRISRNILINRIATVYVEIIRGIPLLVQLFYIYFALGGILRLSPFISAITAMTICYGAYMAEIFRAGLQSIPRGQFEAALALGLSRGQAIRKIILPQTIKIILPPVGNEFIAMLKDSSLVSILAVSDLLRRAREYSSTTFEYFEAFTVVALVYLLLTLFFSKLVGILEERLDNRDSKKN; encoded by the coding sequence GTGGCTGTACTAAACGAGAAATCCAAAGAAAAAACCTCAGAGACCCCCGTAAAAGGGGGTCTTCGTATTGAAATATCTGACGGGCAACTCATACCCGAACGCGGCGACAACGCTCTATTCAGCTCGTGGAACATTGCCTTCTTCGGAGCCCTCGCCCTTCTCATTATCTTACCCATTGTAAAACCTGATCCATACTGGACAATTCTTACGTTCATACCCGACGGGGTACTCGTAACCTTTGAGGTCACCGTTATTTCGATCCTGCTATCCTTGGTGGTAGGGCTATTTGTCGGACTCGGACGTATATCCCGAAACATTCTCATAAACCGCATTGCTACGGTATATGTGGAAATAATCCGGGGTATTCCCCTTCTGGTACAGCTGTTTTATATTTATTTTGCCCTGGGTGGAATTTTACGTCTTTCTCCGTTTATCAGTGCAATCACCGCTATGACAATCTGTTACGGGGCATACATGGCAGAAATTTTCCGGGCGGGATTACAATCCATACCCCGGGGACAGTTTGAGGCAGCCCTCGCCCTGGGACTCAGCCGCGGTCAAGCCATCAGAAAGATCATCCTGCCACAAACCATTAAAATCATCCTCCCCCCGGTAGGAAACGAGTTTATCGCCATGCTAAAGGATTCAAGCCTCGTCTCAATCCTGGCGGTGAGCGACCTGCTCCGTAGAGCCCGGGAATACTCATCCACAACCTTCGAGTACTTTGAAGCCTTTACTGTGGTAGCCTTGGTATACCTTCTTTTGACCCTCTTTTTCTCTAAACTCGTTGGAATCCTCGAAGAAAGGTTAGACAATCGTGACAGCAAAAAAAACTAG
- a CDS encoding amino acid ABC transporter ATP-binding protein encodes MVTAKKTRSAKIANPPEHNRVTIRNATKRFGSLLAVNNVSLDVKPGQVILIIGPSGSGKSTLLRSINRLEYLSKGQIWIDQDSVTDPRTDIRLIREEVGMVFQNFHLFPHLTVLDNITMAPTTVKHIPKGEAQETARHLLERVGLADKADSYPDQLSGGQQQRVAIARALAMNPKVMLFDEPTSALDPEMIKEVLDVMMDLAKEGMTMLVVSHEMGFARAAADTVIFMDEGQIVETGSPKDIFENPREDRTKRFLEHIL; translated from the coding sequence ATCGTGACAGCAAAAAAAACTAGATCTGCAAAGATTGCAAATCCACCCGAACATAACCGGGTGACTATTCGCAATGCGACTAAACGGTTCGGCTCGCTTCTTGCCGTAAACAATGTCTCTTTAGACGTTAAACCCGGCCAGGTCATTCTGATCATCGGGCCCTCGGGCAGCGGAAAAAGCACCCTGCTGCGCAGCATTAACCGCCTTGAGTACCTCAGCAAGGGTCAAATCTGGATTGATCAAGATTCGGTAACCGACCCCCGCACCGACATCCGTTTAATCCGGGAAGAAGTGGGGATGGTGTTTCAGAATTTCCATCTCTTCCCCCACCTCACCGTGCTCGATAACATCACCATGGCACCTACCACGGTAAAACACATACCGAAAGGGGAAGCACAAGAAACGGCCAGGCATCTCTTAGAGCGGGTGGGACTCGCCGACAAAGCTGACTCCTACCCGGATCAACTCTCCGGCGGCCAACAACAGCGGGTCGCCATCGCCCGGGCCCTGGCGATGAATCCAAAGGTCATGCTCTTTGACGAACCTACCAGCGCCCTAGATCCAGAAATGATCAAAGAGGTGCTTGACGTTATGATGGATCTTGCCAAAGAAGGGATGACCATGCTCGTCGTAAGTCATGAAATGGGTTTTGCCCGTGCCGCCGCAGACACCGTTATTTTTATGGACGAGGGACAAATCGTAGAAACCGGTTCGCCGAAGGACATATTTGAGAATCCACGGGAGGATCGAACCAAACGCTTTCTGGAGCACATCCTGTGA